GACAAGCAGGATCGCAGCGGATATAATGCAAATAAGCTATTCAGCGAAGTAGCTGATTGACGATTAGAAAGGAGCACGATTATGGCTGGTGAATTCGGTCAATACATTGACCAGAAACGCCGCGGCAGAGGAGCAGGCGGCACGGATATCATGTTGAAGGACATCGCCTATGCAATGGGTGTCACCGCTACGTACCTCTCGGATATCATTAAAGGAAGGCGCAACCCGCCTGAAATGAAACTCCTCGAAAAGATAGCGGAAGTCTTACACTTAGATGAAACGGAACGCACGGAACTGCTGGACTATGCAGGACGCGAGCGGGCAGAAGCCGCACCTGATCTCCCCGAATACATTATGGATGCCAATCTTCCGCATGTCCGCATCGCCCTGCGCCGCGCTAACAGCAAAAACCTCGGAGATGACTTTTGGAAGAAGGTTGTGGAAGACATGGATGATAAGGAGTAAGCCTGCCTATGAACGATATCACCAATGACCTTGTACCGCACTATTCAAAGGCCGACTTTGACGACGTGGCTACGGAATTCCTCGCTATATTTTACCCAAAGGCCCTGGAGAGCCCCATGCCAGTGCCTATCCGTGATATCGTTACGAAAAAGATGGGGCTCCGCATCCGGGAGTGGCACCTGACCGAGGACTTAAGCGTCTACGGTCAAATGTGTTTCACGAGCGGCATGGTAGAAATTTATCTCCCTGAAACCGAGGAGTATAAGGAAGTCAAGGTACGCTGGGGAACGATGATAATCGACCCCGATACGCTTAATCAGCGTAATATTGGCTGCCAACGCAATACCTTCGCTCACGAGGGATTTCATTGGTGGAAACACCGCTACTACCACATCCTGCAATCCGTGCTCGACAAGCGCGCATCCAGGGTCTATAAATGCCCCACCGCAAAGCTC
This DNA window, taken from Clostridia bacterium, encodes the following:
- a CDS encoding helix-turn-helix transcriptional regulator, producing MAGEFGQYIDQKRRGRGAGGTDIMLKDIAYAMGVTATYLSDIIKGRRNPPEMKLLEKIAEVLHLDETERTELLDYAGRERAEAAPDLPEYIMDANLPHVRIALRRANSKNLGDDFWKKVVEDMDDKE